The Silene latifolia isolate original U9 population chromosome Y, ASM4854445v1, whole genome shotgun sequence sequence CTTGATGGGGACTGTTCTGGGGGGACGAATGCAGATTCAGCAATTGGAGGCTTATGCTAAAAAGTACTGGACTAATGCTGCTTCTCCTGTCATTCAGTACTATCGAAAAGGGTGGTTTAGCTTTCGATTTTCTGCTGAGGAGGACATGAATACTGTTCTGAAGGGGGGACCCTGGAATATGGGACCACACACTCTCATTCTCAAACGGTGGTCACCTACCTTCTCGCAGGAAATGGAGTCCATCACCACTGTTCCTATCTGGATTCTTTTCCCTAATTTAGACCCATTCCTATGGTCTAGCTCCACTCTCAGCAAGCTCGCTAGTAAAATTGGAAAGCCTCTCTTTGCAGATCTCCCTACTACCTGTAAAGCTAAACTTTCCTTTGCACGAGTGATGGTTGAGACTGATATTGCTGAGCCGTTACCAGATGAGCTCCTGTTCTCTACTCCTTACCATGAAATCAGCTCTCAGCGTGTTACTTATGAGTGGATGCCATACTACTGTGAGAACTGTAAAAAGCTGGGGCATACTAAGGATCACTGTAAACCATATGATACAGGGAAGCAGCAGGATAAAACTAATCCAAAGGgcaaaaagagaaagaaaactcCTACTGTAACCTCTCCCACTTTAGTACCCACTTACCACATAAGGATGTTGCAGGCTCAGGAAGCCAGAAGCTAGGGTCAACAGGAACTAAGAGGAAGCAGGTTCATTGGGGAGTGAAATGTGTTCTTCGACCTAAATTGATCTTTGGGATAACTCGGATAATTCTTTTGAATGACTTAGTCTTTGTGGAAAATGGAATGGAAGTTTTATTGGAAGCTGCTCAGGAGGTATTTACTCAGGAGGAGGAGGATCCACCTGACCCCTTACCTGTATGATCATCTCTTCCTGGAATATTAGGGGGCTTAATGACCCCCTAAAACACCATGAGGTTGGCAACTTCTTGGTGCGTAATAAGGTGGACGTTTTTGGTCTTTTGGAAACTCATGTCAAGGAAAAGAATACTGCTACTATCTTCAATAAATTTAGTAGGTATCATATACTTACTAACTATCAGAGTCATCCTAATGGGAGAATCTGGTTCTTTCTAAATCCTAGGACAACTACTCTTCATAGCAGTGTGATCACTATGCAATCTATTCACTGCACAGTTGTTCATAATGCTACTAATCAAAAGTTGGACATTACTATGGTCTATGAGTGCAATAGTGCTAAGGATAGAGAACAGTTGTGGCAGCACTTAGTTCATCTTTCCTCTTGCACTGATAAACGGATACTCATGGGAGATTTCAATATTGTTCGTGATTTTTCTGAGAGACTGGGACCTAACCCCCCTAGACTTTCTGAAATTCTGCAATTTAATGACTGTCTGGAGACTTGCCAACTTGATAATCTCCATGCTTATGGCTGTGAGTTTTCTTGGACTAATAAGCATAATGATGGCACTAGAGTCTGGTCCAGACTGGATCGAGCTTTGGTTAATGCTAGCTGGCTTGCAGCTTTCCCTAGCTCTTCTGTCCATGTTATGCTTCCTGGTATCTCAGATCATTCCCCTCTTCTGGTTAAGGTTTTTGAGGATACTCCCTGCCACAGGATGTTCAGCTTTCTCAACTGTTGGACTACGCACTCTCAGTTTCTTCCTACGGTTAAGAACAGCTGGAGTGTCTCTATCAAGGGCTCTGccatgtttaaaatttttagaaaGCTTTCTTTAGTCAGGAATGGCTTAAGATCCCTGCATCAGGAGGGGTTTAGTCAGCTCCCTGCCAGAGTTAAGCAAGCTTGGGTGGATTTGCAAGATTGCCAGCAGCTGCTCCAAACTGCTCCTTCTGATAATGCATTGATGACTCAGGAGACTACTTTAATGGCTACTTATAAGACTCTTAAAGCTGCTGAACTTAGCATGCTTCAGCAGAGAGGGAAAATTCAGGGGATAAATAAAAATGACTGCTCCTCTTCTTATTTCTTTGCCAGGATTGCTCAGAGGAGGCAACAGAGCATTGTTGGGCACATTACTGATCATAATGGTAATGTTGTTCAAGGTGTGGCTGCTGTTAATGCTGCATTTGTCAATTATTATAAAGAGCTCCTGGGGGAGAAACAGGAAGTCCAGCCTCTGGATAGGGAGTTCATTGCTTCTGGTGCTTGCTTGCCTGAAGCTAATCACACTTCCCTTTGTACTGCTGTGACTAATCAGGAAATTAAAGATGCTCTCTTCTCTATTGATAGCACTAAGAGTCCTGGCCATGATGGTTATTCTGCTGGGTTTTTTAAATCCACTTGGCAGGTTACTGGGGAGGATTTTATGGAAGCTGTTAGGAGCTACTTCAAGACAGGAAAGCTCCTCAAGCAAGCTAATGTTACTGTCCTGACTCTTATCCCTAAGAAATATGTTGTCACTACTGTAAGAGATTTCAGGCCAATTGCATGCTGCACAGTTTTGTATAAAACTATCAGTAAAATACTTGTTAATAGAATGAATACTTACTTGCCTCATCTGGTGGGTCAGGAACAAGCAGCGTTTGTTCATGGACGATACATTCATGAAAATATTATGGTTTCTCAGTCTCTTCTCAAAGGGTACAATACTAGCTCTTGTTCTCCACGTTGCTTGATTAAAGTGGATATCAAGAAGGCTTTTGATTCTGTCCAGTGGCTCTTTCTTAGGGACATGCTCCTGAGTCTCCATTTTCCTCAGCAATTCACTAATTGGATCATGGGGTGTATAAGTTCCACCTGGTACACTTTAAGAATTAATGGTGGACATGTTGGGTTTTTCCAGGGTCAAGCTGGCTTAAGGCAAGGAGACCCCCTTTCTCCTTACCTCTTTGTTTTGGCTATGGAAATGCTCTCTCGACAGTTGAGGATTCTTTGCAGGCAACCTCAGGTCTCTTTTCATCCCAAATGTTCTCGTTTATCTCTCACTCACCTCATCTTTGCTGATGACCTTATGGTGTTTGTGAGAGGTGATGTCCCCCTCTCATCGCTTTGCACAAGCTTTGGCTTCCTTTGGTCAGGTTTCTGGGTTGCTTGCTAATGTTGATAAGACTAATATTTACTTTGGGGGTGTTTCCGGGCAAGTAAAGCAATCAATTATGGCCGCTACTAGCTATACTAAGGGAGAGCTCCCGTTCAAGTATCTTGGTCTGCCTTTACATGACAGCAAGCTTACTGTCTCCATGTATGATGAGCTTCTCTGTAAAATAAAAAACTCAGTTCAGCACTGGACCACCAAACTGCTCTCCTATGCTGGCAGACTTCAACTGTTGAATTCCATCTTCTTTGGATTGGAGAACTATTGGACTTCAATTACCCTTTTGCCTAGAACTATCATTAAAATTTTGAATCAATGTTGTAGGAATTACCTTTGGAATGTGCAGGACAATACTCACAAGCTTTATATGAAGAGTTGGAAGTCTTGTTGTTGTCCTTGGGCTGAAGGAGGGTTCAACATCAAAGAAATCCTATCCTGGAATAGAGCTAATCTGGGTAAATGGATCTGGAGAATTATGAATCAAGCTGACTCTGTTTGGGTCCAATGGAATACTGCTTATAATTTGCGTGCTACAACCATTTGGACTGCTGATCCCAAACCTCACCACTCTTAGAGTTGGAGGGCCATCTTGAAGGTACGAGATATTTTGATTCAGCTTGCTGGGGACATTGCTAATGCTCAGGAGTTGATAGGTAAGTGTGTGGATGGTGGGTGCTTTCAGGTGGCTAAACTGTATGAACTTATTCGGCCTAAGTATGCTAGAGTCAGGTGGGATAAAATTTTGTGGGGCTCTAACATCATTCCTAAGCATGGCTTCATCAGTACTGTTGCTGCTCAGGCAAAACTGCCAACTGTTGATAGCATTGCTCATAGAGGGCTTCCTTTGGTTAATTGGTGCATCTTGTGTAAGCATGCTGAGGAAACCCATCACCATTTATTCTTCAAATGTGAGTTCTCTGCTGGTCTTTGGTGCAAGATTCTGCAATGGCTAAAGATCAGGGGAAGGACGGATAATTTCTGGACTGAGTTGGAATGGTGCCGTAGTAGGAAAGCTAGAAAGCATTGGAAGATGGGTATGCTTCGTTGCTGTCTGGCTGCTACTGTCTATCTGATTTGGCAAGAACGAAATATGAGAATTTTCAGAGGTCGAGAAACAAAGGTGGATGTTCTTTTGAGACAACTACAATATACTATCAGTGCAAAAATGTTCTTTAAATATGAGCAATATAGTGATGAAATAGTGGAGGTTCTAAGTTATTAGTTTTAGTGGATTCTACTTTGTAAGATCTTATTCCTTCTTTACCCCTAGTGGATGAATAAAGATGGATGtgctttcttgcaaaaaaaaaaaaaaaaaaaaaaaaaaaaaaaaaaccgaccgCAAACAAgaaatttaacacaaaatctgaaaaaaaaagtgacggaaataaatttaacacaaaatctgaaaaaaaaaacgaatttaTAAAATTACCGGCGGCAGCGGTGGTGGCGGTGGGTGTGGGTGGCGGTGGGGTGTCGGGTGgggtagtggtgggtggtggagaatgaagaagaaatgaatgatttatgtgggttttgatttgtttggatttttgattttttgggttttttatttatttggattttttgggtttttttatttatttggatattttgggtttttatttatttggattttttgggtttttttttatttggggtttgagagaagagagaagtgAAATGGGTAAGATGAGAGGGAAATGGGttagtggaaaacaaatatatagtaaattagtaattaattagGATAGATTAGTGAGGGAGGAGAGAGATGATGAGATTAACCATTAGACACACTTTTTGGGgattgatcttggccatccattttcaccatccaTAGGCTCTTAATAGAACTTGTGGACTTAAAGATATATgatggacttacatgatccttcctctctctctctctctctctctctctctttctctctcttatatatatatatatatatttatatatatatgatcaTATAAGTCCAACATTTTAAGTTGAGTACATGACTCCTTATCTAAGCCATTGAATCTCAAAaaatgaatggttgagattaaaagatAAAAAAACACACAATTCACACTCcctatgcataattaattatttgtCTCTTATACGCCAATTTTCCATACACTAATTAATTCTTTCTCTTATAATTTCATTCAACCtctcatttttatttcatttgcaAACCAAATGAAAAATTTCATTTCCACATAAAATGAAAGCCACTCCATAAAAAGCTCCGTAAATCTTCATTCGGACTCCGGTTAAGGCAAAATAAAagtctaaatttattattttttcgagcccgTAGCAACGGTGATATTTTTATATACCATTGAGTTTTTAAAATATTCAGTACTGATCGGTTGTGCTCGAAATATAATGGTTTGtgtttgtttcttgttaatttttgttggattttgttgAAATCGTTGCTTAAATATTTAAAATGGTTTGATAATTTGAAATATAGAGATTTGTACgatttttttttgatgaattatatctacattttttaattattaaatgTACTTTTTTAATGAagatggagatgatgatgatgatgatgatgatgatgatgatgatgatgatgatgatgatgatgatgatgatgatgatgatgatgatgatgatgataagtcGTTGGCGATATAGATTGATGATAAATATGTTGATGAGTCTTTGGTGTTATAGATTGACGATGAAAATGTGatatttagattaattgatttgGATTGATGATTGTTGATGAAGGATGTAacttaggagtcgtttggttcgCTATAGGAAGATAGAATTCCCGGGAAGATTAAATTCATATGAACTTGAAAATCACATGAATTGtgtaaatgttgtttggttgaatgtgggaacttcaattcatgtgggaactcccacttacctagggggggcTAGGTAAGTGACTTCCTCCATTATGTAGGAATTGGAGTTCCATAGGAAGTTCTACTTCCCATGAATTGAGCAACCAAACAAGACTCCATTTAGCCACTTCCCATGATTTTCCAATTCCCATGATTTTaaaaggcaaccaaacaaccccagTGTGTAACTTTATTCTTGTAAGGGTGTAAGTTCAAGTATATAATGTGTAACTTTAGTTGTATATCGTGTAACTTCAGTTTTgtaagggtgtaactttagtactttaCGAGTGTAACATTAATCTTGTAAGGTCATTTTATATATACAAATTTGAATATTACTAATTTCAATGTTTGTAATTTTAGCACAAGTTATGTAACTTTAGTGCttcatgagtgtaactttagtgctttatgagtataactttaatttatCACGAGTGTAACTTAAttgatttacgagtgtaactttagtgcttGATAACGCGATATTTAACCATATTTAAACCCCTTACCTATATAATTTTACGATCGTCTATCTTATTATTTAAGCTATATAATATACTTTTGTCATTTTACGAGTTTAATTGTCAAAATGTCGTACTAGTGTTAAATGAGCTAATCTGTATGCAATTTGGATTAATAGGTGGATGACCCCTTAGCTGAGCAAGAAATAAATGTGCTGCTAAAATTGTGCCAGGAGGAATACGGATGGCAGACCATAATGGGCTCACAAGACAAGGGAAAATAAGACCACCTGAGAACTTGAAGACCAAAGCACAAACAAAGGAGTCCCAATTGAAAAATAAAGAAGTTACTCGAACAAAAGATAAAGAAGGGCACTGCAATGGAAACTCAACTCGATTGCGAATCAAATTCCATCTCCTGTCATATCTTGTCTCACAAAATCTATCCAATTTTCGCAAAATTCAATCCCATATAATCCTAACTAAAGTTATAAATACCCATATCCTCCATGAGACGGAGAAAGAAGCGGAAGCAATTTACCACATATTTCCCAGATATTTTCTAGATATTGAGCAATATAGAGTGAAGATTTGAGACCTATTAGATCGTGAGAGCAATAGGAGACGTACTCGGGCGGAGTCTTAGCACGCgttcgagtaagggcgagtttgAGGCGGTTCCTAAGGTGTGACATCCGATGATCCGACTACAAGTTCCGGGCAGAAATTAAGTTCTCTCTACCTCTCTTGTATTCAATTTATGGTTAGTTttcgttgattaattttagtattgAAACCGTTGGATGTTTAATTGATAATCTTTCAGTAATTTGTATCCAAAGCTTTACTCATCTTAATTTAAAGTTGCAATTTCAGTTataatttgttatcttattatgGCATGAGATTGTTAACTATGCTAATTGTGTGATTCTGGCTTAGTGCGAGTCGCATAATCCGAGTAGCAGCTAGTTTAGATTAATCTCTGCAATTGGGGTTAGTTTATGTTAGGAGTAAAATTTGGTCAGTTAATTTTTAGGTAGCAACGACACTGAAGGGATTAAATGGGTTAATGAAGTCTTCTTGGTTCGAAAATGCTTCTATTCCGGTCTTTAGTAGGGTGCGACAAACTTACATCGGTCGGTTAGTTTAGAACTGATTTAggcttagttcagttcagttgtAATCAAAGAGAACAAAGGGAGTTCTTGTTATCTTAGATTCCGCAGTTAGCCTATAAATATACTTGAAATTTGATGTAAACAATAATCGGTTGACAAGCTAAAATTACCAAAAGAATATGTGCTTAATGGGGTATTTGACTTCGGTTCGAAATATTAGACGTTAGCTTTAGTATTTTAGTTTGTTCTAAATCACAATAGCCCCCCCTAATCCGTAAATATGTGAATAACGGGTATATATGTAAGTCAGTGAATAAAAGTACTaaat is a genomic window containing:
- the LOC141629082 gene encoding uncharacterized protein LOC141629082 yields the protein MGTVLGGRMQIQQLEAYAKKYWTNAASPVIQYYRKGWFSFRFSAEEDMNTVLKGGPWNMGPHTLILKRWSPTFSQEMESITTVPIWILFPNLDPFLWSSSTLSKLASKIGKPLFADLPTTCKAKLSFARVMVETDIAEPLPDELLFSTPYHEISSQRVTYEWMPYYCENCKKLGHTKDHCKPYDTGKQQDKTNPKGKKRKKTPTVTSPTLVPTYHIRMLQAQEARS